In the Kwoniella shandongensis chromosome 6, complete sequence genome, CTCGATTCACAAAATTATTTTGATCAATCGATTCCATCTTCATTTCCTCTACCCCTCTTGCAGCATCCCTCACACAATGtcaacaggtgagttgccatTTCTTCCGAACATAATGCTCGCTGCATGAGTGCCTTAAAATAAAAGCATGCTAATACGCATCGATGCAGCAGAAGCGGGTCCGTCGAAACCTCGTTCGAAACCGCTCCCCGTTCCGGTTGAGCCATTCCTCAACCCtgcagacgatgaggagcGGACAGTGCATTCGGTCTACGAGGCCATTGCGCCGCATTTCTCTCAGACAAGACATAAGGTACGTGCTCACTTACCTCTCCACAATCAAACGCCGTCCCTGTCTGTTCCGATCGCCTCCAGAACGAAAATCGATCTTCTGCGTCTCATGGTTTGAGTTGAGCTTGGCTAATTTTCTCTTCATAGCCATGGCCTCTGATAGCCACGTTTCTACACTCCCTCCCACCCAACGCTATAGGTCTCGACTCCGGTGCCGGGAATGGCAAATACCTGCCTGTATCACGCGATGCCGGACTGGAGATGATAGCCCTCGATAGGAGTAGTGGCTTGTTGGAAATCGCAAGGAAAGAGAATGGAGGGGAATGTGTGAGAGGGGATCTGGGTTTTgatggatggagaaggggtgtATTTGTGAGTCAATGCATACTATGCTTACCAGTCTCAAGATTCACTTAGTCTGATCGTTGTCACCTGTTCTACCAACTGTACCGACAAAATTGTCCATTGATGCTAACGCGtcgcttctcttctcttttaGGACTTTGCCATCTCTGTCGCTGCGATacaccacctctccacccCACAACGTCGACGTCATTCCGTCCAGGTCCTCCTCCGTCCTCTCAAACTGTCTCCAACTGCCCCTTATTCCCGCTTCCTGATCTACGTTTGGGCGTACGAGCAAGGGGAGGCGTCGAAACGTAAGATGGGGACAGCGGCCAAGGTTGTCGGCGAGGACGGTGATGTCGTGGCTGTAGAGGAAAGTGTGGATGGAAAGGTACAAGATGTGTTGGTACCTTGGGTattgtcgaagaagaaactACCGGCGGCGAAGTCGGGCAACAATATCAAATCGACAAGTTCGACCATTCCCTCCGTTGAGGATACAAAACCAACAACCAACGAAAGCGACTCCCCCACGCCTCCCACGACCACTGATGCTGAACCtacacctccccctcctcaagTCTTCCATCGGTACTATCACCTCTTCgtggagggtgagttacgcgagcttgtcgaatctgcaggaaaggaagaaggcttcGTCATTGtacaagagggagaggaacTTCCCACTCAAGGGAAATGGCTCAGAGTGAGAGGAGTAGGATGGGAGGCTGATAATTGGTGGTTGGAGGGCGAGGTCGGTGGTGAATCATAGTCGAGAGCAAAGCACTAGACAGGCGCATATGCTATGATCACACATCGCGTCACATACACACCGGATGGATGGCCTGGTCCATCACGGTGGCATGGATTGGTTAAATGGGACCCATTCGGCAGAAAGGCACTGGCGATGGACCTGGATCACTGGTCTCGCCGTTCATCCTGAACGACAATCAATACTATGTATGCTATGCATAATCGTGACCATGCCATGCTAGAAATGCAAGTGTAGACTTCTATATTGCTTCATCCATCCCGTCGTTCTTTCCACCTGTCAACCCCTTTCTCTGTTTCTCCAACCAATCTCTGACCTTTTCTACACCTTTTGtatcccctttctccctcagAGCCttgatcaccatcttcccaaaCGGTCTCACGACCTCTCTCCACTCTTTCTCGCCATCCCCATCGAATCTCTGACGGGTGACCAAACTCTTGCTCATTGCCTTGCTGACAATATCGAACAAGGCTCTGATCTCCACATTCCCAAAGGTCTTCTCTGACGTTGTCTTCCTCACAACTCGCACTTGTCCGTTCTTATCTTTATATCTCCTTAACCTTCCTTCatgttcatcctcatctccattTCGAGACGAAAGATCGGAGACCGTGGCACATCGTAACCAACATCGGATGATGATATTCGCCGTATTTGCGTCTGGAACAAAACCACGATGTTTCTCCAATTTGCTTATCGTTTCTAACAATTTACGCAATTGTCTCAGAGACGGAGTAGGTGCTGGCCAATCGTTGAGCTTTGTCGTCGCATTCGCGTTCGTGGGGAGATGATTTGCTGTGGGAGTAGACGTAGATGGTCGGGTCAAGAGATGTAGGAGATGTGAATTATAGTATTCTGTCAAAGCTCGTTGTCGACTGGCGTCaggagaaggtcgacaaGGTGGTAGTTGCGGGACGGACCAATGGTTCGGTGGTAATTTGTCGGAATCAGAAGTGCATTTGGAATCAGACCATAATCGTATCTTCCCTTTCGATCCACTCTCGCCGGCTTGTTCTTGCGCTTCGAGAGACACATCCAACCCCCTTCTCAAGCGCTTTGCAAGTTTCCCAGCTCCGGATAACTCGAGATGTTCAGCTACTTTCTGCAATAGTTCTGGGTTGGTCGCGTATTCGGGCGTCGAGAGGATGTGAAAGACTGATAAGCGATAAAGGCGGGAGTCGAGGAGACGAGAAATGAGCGGAGGGAATTGAGTGGGACGAGTCTTCGTGATTGTGGTTGTGACTGCTTGAGGTAGCGTTTGGGTTTGGGTATGTAGGGGTTGATCAACGTTGGTCTTTGTCGTAGCCTCTAGTGTGTCGTCGGGGTTGGACAGATCCGCGGCCGACCGAGCTGTCAATTCAGTCCCTCTTGGGGTCCTCGGCAGTGTTGAATCCAGGCGAGGCGAAATGACGGTCTGATCCATTTTGTCCCCATTTGACACTGACTGGAAGCTGGACTCAACTTCAACTACTCGCTCCTTCCCCTTACCCTTCGCTGTTCCACTCGTTGTCGGGGGCACTGTGACGTTGTATGCCTGCAATATCCTTTGCAAGGCCATTGCCGATGTCTCTGCCTGACTTGATCTACCACTCCCCTCCAAACCAAGATACattcttgtcctcctctgAGCTGTagtccatcttccttcctcacctccactttcgcttcctcctcgcgaCGTCGGCATCCTTGTCGGCGGATCATGTCCCAGTACTCGCTGAAAGGGTGTATTGGGCGAATGTTTCTCTGACGACCATGCTACCGTCGTCGCTGATTGATGATTCGGTTTATCTTCCCTCGGTCTGATCTCCGTCTGGACTTGTGATTTTGCTGATTGGGTAAAGGTACTGAACGATGTTGGTCGTGCTCGTGGAGGTGTAGGGAAGATGTTTGGGAGGATGATATTTCGTAAGATGAAAGAATTACGCTGCATCCCATCCCGAGCGGTAGGATTCTCCTCTTCAGTCGTACGCCGAGAGATGTGAGAGGTGtggtatgtatgtatgtaagaaggaggagtttACAGTGCTGGTAATAAAGTCAGACGCCTAATCccaacttcatcttcgaGCATGCTATCCAGCTCTCGAATGAGTGATAATACGCCACATTCAACAAAACTCCGATAATTCCCGTTCATCACCGTACGAAATTTGacccatccccttcccccctcGCTCACCACCACATTCACCGTTTTCACCATCATTCATCTCATACTTCTCTTCTGATACTACCAACCAACTAGATTAGTCTTGAAATATCCTTCTGATCTCAACAAGGAGCTCAATTGGGAGACTAGTCATACCTCTTCAACAACCGACTTAGATCAACCGAACAAATCAGTCAAAATGGGTGCCACTCGTGCTAACAAGGAGATCTACTTTGAGAAGCTTAAGGCTCTCATTGAGCAGTatcgtgagtgttgttctGTTGCAGGACACAGGGATGGGGAAAAGGGAAGCGGAAAGAACTGGGatcagaaggaggaatgtgaTCGGTGCAAGGATGCgtaggaaggaaggatggttGGAGTGTTGCACGAAGACTGGGCCAGACTTAACACCATGTTCCGATGCTaacccatctccctcccagCCTCCATCTTTGTTgtcaacatcgacaacgTCTCCTCTCAACAACTCCACTTGATCCGACAGGCTCTCCGAGGAAAGGGTGTTGTGCTCATGGGAAAGAACACCATGGTTCGACGAGCTCTCCGAGTCATCCTTCCCGACTTCCCCCAGTTCGAGAAGTTGTTGCCCCACGTCAAGGGAAACATCGGTTTCGTCTTCACCTCTGGTGACCTCAAGGACATCCGAGAGATCATCCTCGCCAACAAGGTTGCCGCCCCCGCTCGTGCCGGTGCCATCGCTACCGTTGACGTCTACGTTCCCGGTGGTAACACCGGTATGGAGCCCGGAAAgacctctttcttccagGCTTTGGGTATCCCCACCAAGATCGCCAGAGGTACAATTGAAATCGTCAGCGACGTCAAGGTCGTTACTGCCGGTAACAAGGTCGGACCTTCCGAGGCTACCTTGTTGAACATGCTCAacatctctcccttcacctACGGTATGACCGTCGTCCAGGTCTACGACAACGGTGccgtcttcccctcttccatcctcgacatcgaggagaagaccCTCCTTGACCAGTTCGCCTCTGGTATCAAGACCATTGCCGCCATCTCTCTCGCCACTGGTATCCCCACCATCGCCTCCGTTGCCCACTCTTTGGTCAACTCTTACAAGAACATCCTCGGTGTCTCTCTTGCCACCGACTACGAGTTCGAGGGTTCCGCCAAGGTAAGTTTGATGTTCTGTCATACACAAAATCACGTTGTACTCGTTACACCTTGTCCCCCTTCTTTTTCCGGATGTCAACTTTTTTCTTTCCTTCCACTGGAGATTTCCTAGGCAGACCTGGCTTAACCGCGGGTGCCCGAGACGGAGACAATTCGTATTCACACTCTGAACCGCTTCGCCCAACACCTCTACATCATGTTGTGTATCACGGGAGACAGAGCATCGCGCTGACTGGAGATGTTATTACCACAGATCAAGGAGTACCTTGCCAACCCCGAGGCCTtcgccgccgctgccgcccCTGCTGCTTCTACCGAGGCTGCCAGCGGTGGTGACGCCGCTCCCGCCGCcgccaaggaggaggagaaggaggagtccGAGGACGACGACATGGGTTTCGGTCTTTTCGACTAAACGTTGTGTCGAGTTTATTCGCGATCACAAttggggaggaggagttggtTGGGTTGTATGTGGAGCTGCAGGGGATCTCTTGTCGCACGCATGCATCTCTTCTGACTGAATTGATTGGTGCTTGATACAGAGTGGTTTTCACGTCGTGATTACTGAAGTTGGACATGAACCCTAACTTTTCATAAATAATCTCCCTAGTTCTTGAGGTCTAACCTGTCGCCGTAAACTCCCTCACACGTTATAAGCCTGTCTCCGGTCTGCACGATACATGAACCTTCCCTGATAAGCCGGACCTCCAATCGCGGCGCTACGCAACAAAACGACAATcgtcaagtcagcttcaagGTGCCCTTCAAGTCACACTGTTTGCAAGATCCTAGGTGCCAGCACTCACgaaaagaaagacaagattGTGCCGACTAGACCTGTCCATAGCGCCGCCCCATAAGTCGCACGTACGTCGTGCGAATCGTATCGATGTCTTGCGCCTACCCAAAGCACTAGCGCGAATATCTCtgcgaggagagagaggaggaaggctAGTAGCTGAGAGTGAGAGACGGGTTAGTGGCAGATCCAACGACGAGTAACAAGTAAGCCGATCTACTGATACTGTACAGTAGTCGTACTGCTCAGACTGGTACTCGTACTGGAACAGCATCAAGGGAGCTGAACGAAAAACAGAAATATGGTGAAGCGCACTGCATTGCGGCACTCTCTTGCCTTTGCCCCCGAGTATAGGAGAGAAATATCCTACTGGCTATTGTAGATTCACTTACAGCTGTTGTACGAAAGTAGACTGGATTCCACATGAATTTGCCTACCTTCAATAAGCTTAATACGAGAGCGAATATAGCGAATAACATGAAAAGAGCGCCTGGACCGTAGTACATTCTTCAGCCCAAGATCAACGTACATGCTTCCCCGCATATTGAAAAAAAAGGTAGGAATGGGggctgatgtgagtgaaaggGGAAAACTAGGAGAAATTATGGGAGAGGGGCACATACCAAATCCAAAGAggatcatcgtcttcgtcaacCATCCTCCGACCTCTCCGTCACCCACATCGTAGCCTACTGATTTCCCAAAGCACGTCCCATCGTCCGCACACCATCCAAACGAGCCGAATCTCGTCGCTGGAGCAAATCCGTCGGCCGGGGTTTGGAGATAATAGATCGATCTGATGAACGGTGTTGAGAATGTGGTCAAGAGTCTGGAaaaatgaagaagaaaaagagtCAACATTTATTAGCGTACAAATACAGATAGGTACCCAAGACGTCGCTTCTAGGTGAAGTAATGCTAAGAATGTGATTATTTGGACCCGGTTCGCATaaaggtgatgaaggtgatgatggggtTGATCGAATCAGACTCACAAACAGATGAAAGAGGATAGAGAAAATAGTAGACCTAGGATGATATGTCCTTCGCTACAATCGTGCCACCGGAACATTCTGCCTCCTTGACTAACTTAACTACTTCGTGTTGCTGAACGATAAACTTCTCCCTCTGGTCGTGGTATGTTAAAGCAAACATTGGCTATGTATACAATCGGAAGAGAGAATCAGGTCAATTGCTACGCCATGATCAGGGATTGATGgttggttgattgatgtTCTACTCTTCTTTTCTTTGGCCCTCAACATACACATACATGTTTCCGATCACATCGAACGAAGCGACCCTCATGGTGACTAACCCTCCCCCCTTCCCATTTTCCTTCAACGGATTCCTGAATTGTCATAGTCGCTATCGGTGGAATGAACGTGCTCATGGCGAAAAGTACCGCAGTCATGCATCTTACAACTCTACGATACCACTATATGTCCGTCTCACCAATCCAGATTCTGCCCTATCAACTTACTTCTTACTACTCGCCgcctcctttctctcctcttccaactctttcagctcttcctccaacgcCATCGCTTCTCCTGGatcctccatatcctcaTTCTGTCTATCCAAAAGCGGCTTGATCAATCTGTTGAAGTATGGATGTTCCTTCGGTGTAGGGTTGGC is a window encoding:
- a CDS encoding 60S ribosomal protein uL10, which produces MGATRANKEIYFEKLKALIEQYPSIFVVNIDNVSSQQLHLIRQALRGKGVVLMGKNTMVRRALRVILPDFPQFEKLLPHVKGNIGFVFTSGDLKDIREIILANKVAAPARAGAIATVDVYVPGGNTGMEPGKTSFFQALGIPTKIARGTIEIVSDVKVVTAGNKVGPSEATLLNMLNISPFTYGMTVVQVYDNGAVFPSSILDIEEKTLLDQFASGIKTIAAISLATGIPTIASVAHSLVNSYKNILGVSLATDYEFEGSAKIKEYLANPEAFAAAAAPAASTEAASGGDAAPAAAKEEEKEESEDDDMGFGLFD